The sequence GCCATCGCCCCCTACAACACAGGCATGAACACTGGCATGTTGAGCAATGACGGCCCTCGCGAACGTGACCGCTTGGAGTCCATCCAAACCAACGTCGACGCGTTCACCACCGGCGTCCTCGACGGCCTTCCCATCGAACCCTCCTGGAACTGCCTGGAACTGGGCGCGGGCGCCGGCTCCATCGCCTACTGGCTCGCCGGACGTTGTCCGGACGGACGTGTGGTCGCCGTCGACCTGGACACCCGTCATCTCGACGCGAGCCAGGCTACGAACCTGGAGATCCAGGAAGCCGACATCACGTGCGAGGACTACGCGCCCGGCAGCTTCGACCTCATCCACGCCCGCTACCTCTACTGCCACCTGCCCGACCGCGACGCGATGGTCGAAAGGGCCGCCGGCTGGCTCGTCCCCGGCGGCCGGCTCGTCATCGAAGAGCCCTACCACCTGCCCGCCGAGACCTCCTCTTTCCCCGTGGTCCAGCGCATCCTGGCCGGCTATCAGCGCATGTACCGCGAACACGGCGCAGACATGACCTGGGCACGCAGCCTCCCCGCCCGGCTCGCCAGCAGCGGACTGACCGAGGTGTCCTTCACCGGGAATCTCGGCTGCATGGGAGGACTCGACAAGGACCGCTGGCGTCCCCTCATCGCCCAGGCGGCCCCTGCCCTCCTGGCCGAGGGCCTCGTCACCGAAGCTGACCTGAGCGAGTTCGCCGGCCTGCTGGACGACCCGGCGTTCATCGACATCCCGCAAGTCACCGTCTCCGCATGGGGGCGCCGCCCTTCGCAACTCCCGAACGCTTCTGCGCACGCTGGCCGCGGATAGCCAGGGACACGGTCGTCGCTCGTGGGGGACTGCCCGCCGACACGCTCACGTCCCGATGCAGCGGGCGGCCATCGCGGGGTGGGGGAGAGTGACCACGCCGGACGAGACGGTCGGCACCCCGGCAGTTACGGTCAGCGGGGCGTACGGGTGCAGGTTCCGGCGCGTTTGAGGGTGCGGATGACGGGGGCGGTCTCCATGGAGTGGATGGCATCGAGGGCAGCCACGCGTTCGGTGAGGTACCGGCACAGGTCTTCGGCGTCGCGGCAGTTGACGGCCGCAACCAGGTTGCTGGGACCTGTGGTCATGGCCGCGAAGGAGACCTCCGGGTGGTCGGCCATGGCCCGTGCCACATCGGCGAGCCTGGACGGCTGCACGGACATCCACAGCCGGGCTTCGGTGGAGAAGCCGAGCGTCGCGGGGGCGATGTCGACGATGAAGGTGAGGACTCCGGCGCGACGCAGTGCGTCCAGTCGGCGTTTGGCGGTGGAGTCCGCGCTGCCCGTGGCGCATCCGAGCTCGCCGTAGCCGGCCCTTCCGTCACGGGCCAGGATGCCCAGCATGGCCCGGTCCTGCTCGTCAAGGGCGACTGCCTCGGTGGTCGACGGCACAAACGTGGGACGGAGCCTGCGGACTTGTTCCTCGGTGAGGTGGGCAGAGCCGGCCCAGGTGGCGGGCAGCGCCGTCGCGCGCAGCAGTAGATGTGCGGAGACGGCGGTGACGCGGCTGGTGCGGGGGAGCTTGTCCAGGAGCAGGGCGTCGCGCTCGGCGGCGGTCGGTGTCTGGACGTTGCAGGAGACCTCGGTTCCCCCGGAGAGCAGGTGCACGTACGAGGTGTCGGGCCGGGCAGCCAGCGCGGCCGCGATGGAGCCGGCCGCATCCGGGGTGCACCGCACTCGCAGCGTCCAGGAGCTGTAGCCGAGCCGCACCCCGTTGACCACACCGACGACCCGGAGCACACCGGACGACCGAAGCCGCCGGTAGCGCCGGGCGACAGTGTTCTCCGAGACACCGAGTACCTCGGCCACGGCGCGGAACGAGACCCGCCCATCGATCTGCAGGGCATGGACCAGGCCGCGGTCAGTCGCATCCATCGAGACGGTATCCATCGAGACGGTATCCATCGATTGACGCTATTCCATGACGGATTCCTGCGCCAGCGACCAGCTGGGTGGTGCTGCCGCTTCCCAGCAGGGACCGTGGTGACGGCACCAGCGCCGACACGGCAACAGGCAAGGAGAGCTTCATGGCAGCCCAGACCACAATCCTCGTCACCGGAGCAACCGGAAACGTGGGACGGCAGGTGGTCTCCCAACTCATCGCCGCGCACTCCGGCACGGTACGGGCGCTGACCCGCAACCCCGCCGCGGCAGAACTTCCCGACGACGTCGACATCCGGCAGGGCGACCTGGGCGACCCCTCGGCGCTGGAAGCGGCGTTGGAGGGAGCGAACGCGGTGTTCCTGATGTGGCCCTTCCACCATGCCGATCCGGCCGCGGCAGTCGTGGACGTCATCAAGCGGCACGCCCAGCGGGTGGTGTTCTTGTCGTCCGGCGCTGTCCAGACCGGACTGGCTCCCGAGCGGCAGCCCCATCCCGTGGGCCGATCCCATGGGCGCGTCGAACAGCTCATCGAGGAGTCCGGGCTCCGCTGGACGCATCTGCGGCCGAGCACCTTCGCCGCCAACACCCTTTGGTGGGCCCCTCAGATCCGCACCGCAGACGTGGTGCACGGCGCCTACGGAGACGTGCCCATGGCCCTCCTCCACGAGGCGGACATCGCCGCCGTGGCCGTGCACGCCCTCACCGAAGACGGACACGACCGCGCCATCCATATCCTGACGGGCCCCGAAGTCCTCACCCAGGCCGAGCAGGTACGAACCATCGGCCAGGTGCTGAACCGCCCCCTCCAGTGGCAGGAACTGCCCCACGAGGCAGCACGTCGCCGGCTCCTGGCCGACGACACCTTTCCCGACTCGTTCGTGGACCCCCTCCTCGACGGCTACGCCGACATGCTCGCCGGCCCTCGCCCAGCCCTGACCCACACGGTCGAAGCGGTCACCGGCACACCGGCACGCACCTACCGCACATGGGTGTCCGATCACGCCGCTGCCTTCCGCTGACTCTTGCCGCAGACCCCGTCACCGCCGTCAGCCAAGGCGCATGAGCAGGTACGGGGAAGGAGCGCATGAGCAGCTACGGGGAACGCCCCGAGCGCGGGTGTCGGTGGCCAGGTGGCGCTTGCGTCCCTATACGGAGCCAAGCTCAGATGCCCTCTGGAGGGCGGGGTCACGCCGGGGTGTGGACCGTGGTGCCGCTGGCCCACTGCGACATCGCCGCACGACTGTCGAATCGGGCGACATTGGTGTCGAGGGGCTTACTTGTGTACTGGTGGATGAGCCAGGGCGCGGTGATGTG is a genomic window of Streptomyces gilvosporeus containing:
- a CDS encoding NAD(P)H-binding protein translates to MAAQTTILVTGATGNVGRQVVSQLIAAHSGTVRALTRNPAAAELPDDVDIRQGDLGDPSALEAALEGANAVFLMWPFHHADPAAAVVDVIKRHAQRVVFLSSGAVQTGLAPERQPHPVGRSHGRVEQLIEESGLRWTHLRPSTFAANTLWWAPQIRTADVVHGAYGDVPMALLHEADIAAVAVHALTEDGHDRAIHILTGPEVLTQAEQVRTIGQVLNRPLQWQELPHEAARRRLLADDTFPDSFVDPLLDGYADMLAGPRPALTHTVEAVTGTPARTYRTWVSDHAAAFR
- a CDS encoding class I SAM-dependent methyltransferase, with translation MESIQTNVDAFTTGVLDGLPIEPSWNCLELGAGAGSIAYWLAGRCPDGRVVAVDLDTRHLDASQATNLEIQEADITCEDYAPGSFDLIHARYLYCHLPDRDAMVERAAGWLVPGGRLVIEEPYHLPAETSSFPVVQRILAGYQRMYREHGADMTWARSLPARLASSGLTEVSFTGNLGCMGGLDKDRWRPLIAQAAPALLAEGLVTEADLSEFAGLLDDPAFIDIPQVTVSAWGRRPSQLPNASAHAGRG
- a CDS encoding Lrp/AsnC family transcriptional regulator, producing the protein MDTVSMDTVSMDATDRGLVHALQIDGRVSFRAVAEVLGVSENTVARRYRRLRSSGVLRVVGVVNGVRLGYSSWTLRVRCTPDAAGSIAAALAARPDTSYVHLLSGGTEVSCNVQTPTAAERDALLLDKLPRTSRVTAVSAHLLLRATALPATWAGSAHLTEEQVRRLRPTFVPSTTEAVALDEQDRAMLGILARDGRAGYGELGCATGSADSTAKRRLDALRRAGVLTFIVDIAPATLGFSTEARLWMSVQPSRLADVARAMADHPEVSFAAMTTGPSNLVAAVNCRDAEDLCRYLTERVAALDAIHSMETAPVIRTLKRAGTCTRTPR